ACGAATCGTCCAAGCGCGCGTTTCAGTTTCGCCGGTTGTGAGATAGGTACGAAGTCCTAATAACTCATAGGTTGCCCGAATCAGAGACTGTAATCCTCCTTCTTGAACACCGAGAGACTCTAAAAAGTCTGTTTTTTCTTCTTCTGACAATTCAATGAGTTCTGATTCGACTTGTGCAGAAATCACAACGACTGATGCCTTTTCTTGCTGTGCTAATTCTCGTACTTGTTCCACCCATTGATTGCCAGTGGCTAAATCATCTTCGGAAACATTCGTGGCGTATATAATCGGTTTTTTGGTTAGTAAACCAAGGGGTTTGATGATCGCTTCTTCATCTTCTGTGAGTTCGACTTGGCGAACGGTTTTTCCTTCATTAATTACAGCTGCCAGTTTTTCTAACAGTTCTAATTCAATTTGTGCGTCTTTATTTTTCTTCGCTTCTTTACGCGTGCGAGTAAGGCGTCGCTCAATTTGCGCTAAATCAGCTAAAGCCAATTCTAAATTAATCACTTCAATGTCACGCACCGGATCCACCGAACCCGAAACATGGACAATATCATCATTTTCAAAGCAACGCACCACATGAACAATGGCATCCACTTCGCGGATATTGGCCAGAAACTGGTTCCCCAGTCCTTCCCCTTGACTCGCCCCTTGCACTAACCCAGCAATGTCTACAAATTCGATGCGGGTGGGAACAATGCGCTGGGAATTGGAAATTTCAGCCAGTACGTCTAGACGTTCATCAGGAACAGCAACCACTCCCACATTCGGTTCAATCGTACAGAAGGGGAAATTAGCTGCTTCTGCTTTTGCGTTGGCAACAAGGGCGTTAAAAAGGGTTGATTTACCGACGTTTGGGAGTCCGACAATTCCTGCTCTAAGCATTTTTGTTATTGGTTATTGGTTGTTAGAAACATCTTTACATTATTCGTTCTTTGTCCTTGGCCTAAGTAACCAATGACGAGTGACCAATCGTAATCTATTATCCATTATCACTACTTCCATGATCAATTGATGGACAGCAAAAAAACTGACACAGGTTCTTTACAGGGGTTAAGTCTGTTTACGGATAATGCCTCTGGCAGGTTTTTTGACATTTTTCGCGG
Above is a window of Cyanobacteria bacterium GSL.Bin1 DNA encoding:
- the ychF gene encoding redox-regulated ATPase YchF, with the translated sequence MLRAGIVGLPNVGKSTLFNALVANAKAEAANFPFCTIEPNVGVVAVPDERLDVLAEISNSQRIVPTRIEFVDIAGLVQGASQGEGLGNQFLANIREVDAIVHVVRCFENDDIVHVSGSVDPVRDIEVINLELALADLAQIERRLTRTRKEAKKNKDAQIELELLEKLAAVINEGKTVRQVELTEDEEAIIKPLGLLTKKPIIYATNVSEDDLATGNQWVEQVRELAQQEKASVVVISAQVESELIELSEEEKTDFLESLGVQEGGLQSLIRATYELLGLRTYLTTGETETRAWTIRAGMKAPQAAGVIHSDFERGFIRAETISYEKLAELKSLAAAKEKGLVRSEGKDYVVQEGDVIEFRFNV